The genomic stretch ATGTCGTTTAATaggacagtcagacagacagggaacCCATTGAAGATGATTATGTTGTCAGATATGATTGGGTGTAGAAATGTCATGACTTAAATCTGCACTCATTCATTAATCATAATACAGTAATAATAgtgaaattaaactttttattcTGCCTTGGGAATGCTCTTGAGGATGGGAACCCCAGTGAACTTGGCTATTTATCTTAAATGCCCTTTTACTTTAAGAAGTTTATAGATGTATACAGTGGTggaacacaactaaatacatttatttgtacttAAGAAGAGTGTTGGCGTGCTTATAtactcattttcattttactttaaacacctatgtaaaatgcaaacaatgtactttttactccactatgtTTAGTTTACAGTTATTGTTACTATTTACTTTGCAACTTAAGATtgtataaagaaatgaaatgattagctaagaataaagtttaaataattCTACTTGCACGTAATGCTTCAGATTTAACAGTCCAATACTAAGACATTGAAAAGGAATACTAACAGAGCCACTTGTCCGCATGTACGGAATACTTTATTAAGATGATAATAGctgctgtggcgtagtggagagcaaggtagttttccaatcagagggtcggtggttcgatacccggcttcggcagtcgatgtgtccttgggcaagacacttaaccccaagttgctcccgaaggcttgccatcggtgtggactggatgatgaatgttagttagagtctgatggtggcaccttgcatggtagcctgtcatcagtgtgtgaatgggtgaatgatatgtaatatactactgactgtaagtcgctttggataaaagcgtctgctaaatgactgtaatgtaatgtaatacttgAGTGTTTtctaaatgcaggactttaacttgcagcattttgacattattttatacaatatttgacattgtggtattgctacttttattttCGTATTATTGTACAGGATATGGAAGAACAAGATAATGTGAGATTTACCCATTACCCATCTTTTTATGCTGATAGAAGTAGTTGTACCATGTTAGTTATGCAATGAGTCAATTACATTAGGTAACTTTTTACCACACTGTTTTAGAAAACACAAAGCTGCAGGgttatgctgctgtaatcaaatgtattttgacttttggtGTGTTTATGTCATCACTGTTTTATCATTTGTCATACACAATGTTGTGAAGCTGTGTCGTGGAAACATGATTGACACTCTGCTCTGTTGAGGGGGGGCTGTTTCCTCCCCCCTCCAGTGACGTACAGACAGAAAGCGGGACCTGCCCTCCCGTCGCCATTTTTTCGGTCTCGTACTCGCACTTCTGGTGGCTCGGGTGAGGGGGGGGACGAGCGCGATACAAGGGGAAAGTATAAAAATACAGATCCGTTAAGCTCCGGGGATCCCAGGCAGGAAGCACAGCGGAGCGGTACCGGAGATGCCCGGGCAGGACACGGAGAGCCGCTGCCGTGAAAcctcttttttgtgtgtgaagacGTGTTGCGAGCCGCCATTTTTTTGCTGTGCTGCCTCAAAAGTCTGCTCCGACTCGAGGAAGGGGATTCAGAAACGCGTTTCCCTGACGTGTACCGTATCGTAAGATCCAGAAGATACAAACTAACCATTTTGTTTCCGACCCGTGGCTACGAGcgacttttttctttctttttttgttctcttccGCCGACATGAGGATTTATCAGATGAAACACTGAGGGCACCTTTTCCGTTTCTCTTCACTGACACTGGAGGATATACAACTATAAGAAGAAACACCCCAACGAAAAGGGGAAGCTTCATTTATCAGTGTTGCTTCGCTCTCTGTCGTAAGTTTTCTTAgtgttttttagtgtttttggccgcttaaaaacataaaacacatccCTTTGAGCAGCCAGTGACTGCTGAACACAGGACCCACAGTATGAGCCAGAGTCTGTGAACACATCGAGAGGTTTCGTGTTTTTAAAGAGGTCTCCTGCAGCATTATTGCGCCCTGCCCTGCATCTCCTAAACCCTCCTTAGCTGTGATTGGCTAATTCCCAACGCACGCAGTACGCGCTTTAActtattgtcttgtttttaatgtaatgtttttttcttatttttaagactgatattaacttattttttcaaacagtagaaagaaaaaaaaaaaaaaaaaatgtcgacTGCTCGGTTCGATTCGGCCGATCGGTCCGCCTGGTATTTTGGACCGGTTTCGCGACAGGAGGCACAGAACCGGTTACAAGGACAGAGACACGGCATGTTCCTGGTTCGAGACTCGTCGACCTGCCCGGGTGACTACGTGCTCTCAGTGTCTGAGAACTCCAAAGTGTCTCACTATATCATCAACTCTTTGCCCAGCAAGAGGTTCAAGATAGGCGACCAAGAGTTTGAGCACCTCCCTGCTCTCCTGGAGTTCTACAAAATCCACTACCTGGACACCACCACGCTCATAGAGCCAGCTCCCAGGTAGGAAAGCCTCCCAATACCCCATACAACCACCATGACtgtaagataataataataataataataataataataataatggattttatttatatagcacactttaaaatacaaagaaatctcaaggtgctgcacagggtagaacaatcacaataatcaaatataataataaaacactaaaaacaaacaaaaaataaaattaaaattaattaatttaatcataatgaaatctaagaatatctattaaaaccgaacaaccacccaaacacaagcaatccaaattatcaagaccctaggggaaggcagagaggaacatgATTTGAATACAATAACGATTTGGGGGCCCCCATAGAACAGTTTCACCACCCAAGACTGGGTACTTTAGGTGAAGTAGGTTGTctattttttatcaaagtaaCCCACTTTCAGTCAGACCTCAGTGCCCTGCCGATGAGCCATGGAGCATTCGGCTTGCCAACATTTGCCAACTGGTGGCACTTCGACTACACTagcactaccaccaccaccccacaTCCAGTTTGTTGGTTTTTAGCAAAGGCTGTATGGTGTCACAACGCCTGGGGTTGGGAGCATAAACAATCACCGGCCTAGATGCTGATAGAGTTTGTGGTTTGCAGGTTTATGTGCTCTATTAGCATTGTTTGCTGACATACAGGCATAGACATCTCAACTAGATGATGCATTTAGCCACTTTACCACTGATCACAGTGCATTTAGCAAATATGTATGTGCAAGAGTTTCTTAGGGGAGGCCTATGCAGCCAAGGTCAGGTTctcacaaatgtaaaatatttgtttttgacctATCATTAACTTTAATTGAATGCCATTCCAAAAAAATTTGTCCCTGATTGAATTAGACCCACCATtcctgtgtttttaatattatccATTTGACAGTGGCCTTTTATGGTAACCATATTATGTCTCCTGACTTGGCCTCATTATTATAATCTCTCAAGGTACCCAAGCACAGTGAGTGGTCCTATCCAGCCCACGGGAGGCCAAGAGGAGAACCTGGAGTATGTGCGGACTCTATATGACTTCACTGGCAGCGATGCAGAGGACCTTCCCTTCAAGAAGGGGGAGATCCTTATCATCCTGGAGAAGCCAGAGGAGCAGTGGTGGAGCGCCAAGAGTAAAGAGGGACGTGTCGGGATGATCCCTGTGCCCTACGTGGAGAAATTGGTACGACCTTCACCTCATCCTGGCCAGCCTTCCCATGGATCTCGCAACTCCAACAGCTACGGGATCCCCGAGCCCTCCCACGCCCTCGTCCACGCCTATGCCCAGCCCCAGACACCATCGCCATTGCCCCCTGGAACGCCCGGAGCAGTTATCAGCCCTCTACCGTCCGTGCAGAACGGCCCTGTCATGGCGAAGGCCATCCAGAAACGAGTGCCGTGCGCCTATGACAAAACAGCTCTTGCTTTAGAGGTATTGTAATTTGGAATTCACTtatcttaaatgtgttttgtcatttttccttccttttcctctcttcttttatgCCTATTTAAGAGATAGCAGTGACTTAATCAGCTGTTTCAAATGATGCTTTAATGGATTGCTGCTTCTGTTAGAGATTAAGTGTTCTAGTAGTCAACAGTACTTCTTTATGAAGTGGGTCAAATGTTTGTGAATTTTGGTCCAAATTAACTTAAACCATAGAACAATACCAAGCACAACTTCCTCCCCAGGTCTGAGCCTAACAACTGCATCATTTTGAATAATGCTAAAAAAGTGGACAAGAAGGCTGAGATGTGAAACCACGCCCACTTCCTGAGTCATTTTGAGTCACCACCAAAttgatttttataaatgattaacACCTTAATTGATGTATTTCATCACAATGCAGTTCTATAATTGTGTTTATAggttacaaaaacacatttaagtgtgCAATAACTTTTCAAAGACCTAGTAAAATACAATagacaaatgcatttttctcaGTTTGAATCCTGTTAGTTTTTATCTTTATGccaaatatatcatatatattttttacatcaaaacCCCCATGAAACCTGTCTTTAACACTTATTGCttattattacttatattattaaaatatttaatgacacTGAGGGGCGTTCACAAAAACAATCATCCAATCAAATGAAGCTTTGGCAACTAGCTAGCCCCACCTGTCATATAAAACTCCACTTTACTGTTTATGGGTTGTAATAGCTGACAGAGCAATATGGAGAGAGTTAGGAAGagatgtgggtttttttttgttttttttatatacatcaCTGggcaacatttttgttttcattaccaAAACAATGTGTCTGAGGACTAATTCATTTAAGAGAAACAGATTTTTGACCGGGTCTGTCACTGCAGTGCAGGCAGCACATGCAGATGAGTGTCCACCGGATGACTCGATACAACCTGTTTACGTTAGCTGGAGCATGAGCGGCGAGCTCTGGGCGTCGTTCATATGCATGCACTGCAGTGACACCGAGCCAGTTGAACATGGGCAACGTTTCCCTTTCATCGCTCCCTTGTCCAGGGGCCAACAGTCATCTGTATCGCATCGGCTAAACTTTAAGCTTGACCACCTTTTAGCGGcccaatcaaatgcaaaggattaaattaaattgaagaTGCACACTGCTCAAATATTCAATTTCACTTTGAAATGCACCACAGTATGAAagctagattttttttttattttttttttctctgcttaaAACTTTCAATTCCCTATTTGCCTCTGATCTCTGTCGTTGGGTGTAGTCAGTGTTGTGCTCTATTGAACCTGTTACCGCAGTGATGTACAGGGTTTTGTAGTCCACATTTGTGTCACTACAGTACGGTGAGAAGTCAATTGGtggtcaaaaaaaacaaacttagtCTGTGTCAGTTTGATAGTTCAAAGTTGCAAGTATTTTGTTCCTCAAATCATCACATTCTGACTGGGAGCTCTAGTAGGGGAAGCTGTAAGGTTTAACTGCATTCTGCTTTCGAATTGCGTGAGTTAGCAGCTAGTGATGAAAGAAGGGGGACACACACCAGTGCTGTCAAtcttgtgttcatgtgtgaaaGTGTCTTAAGATAACTTGAGGCTCTTCTGCAATCCTCTTACTTTAAAGGCCATTTCCTGCGTGTTCACACCAATAGATTCATAACCTAACAGCAGCCGCTCTATCTGCAGATGATTGTTGGTCATGCACATCAAGATGACTCAACTTGTTGCTGTGTCTTCACGCTCCATGCTGATTCAATTGTGGTGAAATGGTGGTTGATTGAATTCATTCATTGAATGCCAaccacattcttttttttctttttttttaatgttagaAAGGTGTTATATCTTTCTAATTTGTCTTTGAGACATTTTCCTAGAATGATAAATGATATGTTAAATACACAACGGTTAAATTGAGGGTAGGCGAGGACTGTGGTGAGACTGTGTCCCAATTTCAAATGATGGGGATGAGTGGAGCCACAATTCTACCAGTCATCCGTAGCTCAGGCTCAGTCTTCCTGCTAGCCAGCTAGCTGCTAAACTGACAGAGTGCGGCTCTATCAGCAGCACAGTTGCACTTCACAGCTCGATTGTATTTCTAAGAATTGCACTCTGGCTAATCCAAATCTGCTTTGACTGTGGTAACATGTCGGAGCACGTTGTGTAATGTCTTCATATACCGGGCCTCTGAAAATGCTCCACTCTAATAGCAGGCTGAGCTGTAGTGATGCCCCAGGAGACAGATGAAAATGAGAGGTATCTCTTTTCCTATCTCTGCTGCCATTCAGTGACATCAGAGTGAGTCAGTGGATGTAGGAAGTAAACTAGGCCGCTACAGTGTGGGTGCTGTGATGCACGTTGTCTCCATGACTCTGAAATGAGGTGTAAATTTGCACCATGAGTAAACCTGGTGAAAGGGTATTCATTCAAAAGGTTAGGCAGCTGCCAATAAAGAACAATAGTCtagtatatatattaacaatCACCTCAGAAAATGCGTAATACCTCATTCAGACTGACACAAACATGAGTTGAAAGGGACAATAAGACATGTTAGCTAGCCTGGGTCTTTGCTCATCActaccttttttttatctaccGTCAATAGCTGCACTGGGTAGAGACGGAAACCTCCATTAAACTAAGTTAATTTAACCATTACCACACAGAAAGAGGGCAATaaagaaagagtgtgtgtgtgagctcccAAATGGGCAAGCATTTAagaactgaaactgaaacatgaCTTTGGCACTCATGTTGTGCAATACCGTGTGAAGGTATGATGTATAGAGCTACAGTTGCACACTGGATCCTGTTTACTGGCGACTAAAGCTTAACCCGTGACTGGTCTCTTGCTATATGCGTGGGTCAGACTCATGTAAGAAGTGTGCTAGTGTCACCTTGATTCACTAAAGGATATTACAAGTACAGCAAAAGTCAAGAGTGGTTTTGGTCCATTAAGCCTGCATTACCACACCTCAAACGTCCTGCTGTTGTGAAAACTGTAACTAAACTGCCATAATGTGCTCACCCTGGAAATAAAGAGGGGCCGCTCAACTTTGTCTTACTGCAGCAGTGTCGGACACAAAACGAAAGACTATACAAGGCATCTAAAGGAAAAATATGACGCAAACTTCATAGTCTGTCCTTGCACCCTACCCTGCACCGGTCAGGGTTGTAGCAGCGGCAAACTTGAACCTAACACAGTGTCACTTTGTTTTCAATGAGCAAGTTACTGGGGGTACAGAAGTTGTGCTTCCATACACTTTGTCAATCTTCAGGCTGGAGTTCTGTTTTATAGCATTGCCTTTGTGTCAAACAGGAGCAATGCTAATAAAGATGGTATTGAAAGAGCAGTGTGTATATGTTCCCCAAAGACTAGGAAGTAGATAATGGTGATAGTTTTCAGtttctttattaaatctgctGCTTTCTGGGATGCCTATAATCCTTATTTCCCTTCGAATCAACCCTGGCTTAAAACAGGAGTATTGAGGAAAGCCCTTACTCCATTACTGcttcagtgtttcccacagaTTAAGATTAGGAGGGTGTGGTGAGTGGAGTGAAGCAGCATGTTGGGTCACCACACGACGCCGTAGTCCCGCCTCGCTCCCCAGCGGTGTTCTGACACTACACGTCCACTGGTCCACTGGTCAATTGATCGCGAGTGCCGGTGTTCCCTcagacagattaaaaaaaaaatatcacaaatgctAAAATGGGTCGCCAAATATACTTGGGCGACTGTTAATATACCTGTGCGGCCATTCAAAGTACAGTCTATATGTTGGGAAACACTGATTTGTTCTGGATTAACATAAATACATCGTCTGTCCTCAAcgattatttatttgaatgcaCTAACCTGCTAATCTTACAGTGTCTTTTCACTTTCAatattgtgtattatttaaACTTTATGCTCCAgaatttttctttctatttatctattttgaAAGTTTTGGGAGGGAGATGCAAATCACCAGATCTAAATATAAAGGACCTATGTAGGTTAAGCACAAAATACTGAATTATTTAGAAAACTTTACTTAACCAATATTGGGTAATCAATGGTGTAGTTACTTTAATTGAGACCAGGGTGTCATCATAAACCCTGAAAGAAATGATGAGAAAGAAACTCTTACCCTAGTTCATTCTGTGGTATTTATTATATACTGGTTTGCAACTCGCTTCACACCAAAAACACATACCGTACCACGTCTCGTCATGTCTCTTTCATGTGGCACTGTCTTTGGCTCAGAATAGGTCATGACTTACAAATGCTTTAGTTTTGTACTGTGGCTACTTTTAGGCCCCTGGGGTTCAAGAAGACGACGCtataagtcattatttattaacttcGGACAAGGCCGTACCAAATGAAATTAGGTTATGTCCTCGTTGGTTTTAGAGTTggatatttaaattatttatttcataatactAGTCTGCttctttgtaactttgtttttaatagttAGATGTAagtattttgttaaatttgCGCTCATTCTTTTACCCAAAGTTTTTTGCGCAGTCACGGTGAATTTGATTACTATGGTAACACTATCTTCAACATACTTAAGAATCTTTGATCAAACTTTGCATCATTAACAATCATCCTCTTCTGAATGAAGATTTGCTCGTGTTAACCCCTTGAAATATTAGATATAATTCAACCCGTAAAAATTGGAACTTGAATGAAACTTTATTGGAATGTGAACATTTGTGAGggtcaattttcttttcttttttctcggGTCTTATTTTTGAGAATCAAACTGAAAGCAATCTAGTTTAATCCATCATGATTCATTCACATGGAAGCTTTTTATGACTCGGTAGCATTCTTGACATTCCAGAACGGCCTTAAGGATTATCGTTACACATAATGTCTAGAACTGGATGTCCTCGAAGCCTCATTGGGAAGTCGAAGCTACAATAACAGTGTGTCCTCACATTCTCGTTTCAATcacggtttttttttttccatgatgAAGACTTTACCCTTCTAATCCTGATAAAGAGCATATGGCTTTAACAGATTGGGGTCACATTCGGTGTCACAAACCCATCTGAGCGACAACTCTGTGCTCCTTTTATCGTCTGTTCAAACCACGGCGTGATGTCGGTGTGGAGATAAGACAAgccacttttattttaaaaggtgtATAAATAAATCGGTTGGCCTGGATATCGTGCAAGCTCACACGTGCGTACAGTTAGGGTAGTTTAGAGCAGGTTTACAATGAGGGCAATGTGTCTAATGCAGTTAGTTTGCTCCTCCTTAGGTTTTTAACTTTGCTATATTTTACTTGTGTCTTCTTTTGTGCTTCCTAACAATAGAGTCTGGTGCAGCAGTTAATCGGCATCGAATTAATCCAGTGACTGTTGTCAATTTATCTGTAGTTATCAACAATGACgctttatgttttttaagtgttttctcAGCGCCTATTATTCAGGACGCGATGGCTGCACCCCgagattaatttattttaacgAGTGGAACACTGCAGGGTGCATCCTATGTCATGTGACAAGGATCAACCAATTACAGCTTTCCATATCAGTTTACGCTAAATACATGGAGGAGAGGTAGTCTAAATGCTGCAATACCATTGtggtattatttattttagaaattaaCAGAACAATcccatttaaaatgttctactgtgtagttattttgaaaagcaatgCCCCGGCTCTAACTCACCCTCCTGTCCTTCTGCCCTCAGGTTGGTGACATCGTCATGGTTACACGGATGAACATCAGCGGTCAGTGGGAGGGAGAGGTAAATGGACGGAGGGGTCTCTTCCCATTCACCCACGTCAAAATCATAGACCCCCAGAACCCGGATGAGAGTGACTGACCCCAGAGTTCGTGGGACCATCTCGTCAGTATTTCCTGTAGCTGAATCTGCTGGCTGTGTCCACCTTTCCCGCCAGTGTCACCACGGTTACGTGCTTGCCTGCTTGGGGCTGTACCATGATAGCGACCCCTCTGTTGTTGCCAACCGTTGCAAGGCTTTCTGACTGTTTACAGCTTTGGACGTCGGTTCCAAACTAAAAACCTGacccctcttctccctcttccctTTCCCATGACTTGGCTCCAGACTGGGCAGTGTTTTTTGCATTAGtgtctttttcatttacagATCACTGGGcatcagtgtgagtgtgagtgtgagtgtgagtgtgagtgtgagtgtgagtgtgagtgtgagtgtgagtgtgagtgtgggaTCACAATAGATATTTACCACATTACATCACAAcatgttagttttttttgatttttcagaATATTTGTAATGTTTGAAGTCTTGGGGACTTAAGaaagtgttggtgtgtgtgtgtgtgtgtgtgtgtgtgtgtttgttttgttgatgtgaGGATATTTGTGCAAAGTAGGGAACAGCAATATCCCTATGGACTTTGGAGAGCACTGAGGCAACGAGGAGCTAACCAGCCAGTCAAATGTTATTTCTCCAAAACAATCAAGTCACTGTTGTACCTTAAccatctcacaaacacacacacacacacacacacacacacacacacacacacacacacacacacacacacacacacacacacacacacacacacacacacacacacacacacactcatgtattGGCCAGGAGTTATTCAGGttgacaggttttttttatgtgtatgtgatgtgtgactggcgtcagaagagagagaggtttgTGGAAGCTCTAGGTTGTTCCTTGACATTACAGATCCCATCCACTCTTCAACCTGGCACATGTCTGGCTGACaatacttatttatattttgttaataaGACATGACACGGCCATAAGTGATTTCatcctttttcttatttgtgCCACATGATcaaatatagttgttttttttcttttctttttttgttttttttttttgtgtgacatcGAAAAGATGTATGGTAGAGGGGAAACTCTGCATGTCCACTTGGTACCTCTCTTTACTGTCCTTAACACCATTATGAACTAAAAGGACATTGCTTAGAGATTAGTAGGTTTTAAGAGCAAACGGCACCGAGCACTAGAAGATCTATTTCAACTTTCTGCATAGGAGTGCCATGCTTTGAACAGGTTTTTCCAAAAAGTCAAGTAGCAACGGCAGTGGCCCTGGCCAGCACTTTCCAGGAGCATCTGACTAAACGGCTGAAGGCTTTCCACTGAGCTGAGAGTCTCTACTTTCAGTGGCACAGGTCAGGGAAGGAGGTGATATTTCAGCAAGCCAATGAGAATCCCCAATGCCTTTTCCCAGAGAGTAAGATAAATGCATCTTTTAGCGCATGCAATGCTCTctgccaaaaatgtgtttctgatgcAGTGTTGCTCCTGTCAGTTCCCTGTTTCTTAGATATTTggtctgttttaatatttgtgtctttatgcTACCTGTCAGAGTAGTGGGAAAGCATCTTTGTTCCTACTGTGCTGCAATCAACCCGGCCAGTAGGAGCAGCCAATTAGGCAGTTGTGCATACAGTGCCAACCCCTACgtttctgctgtaaaaaaaaatgacccccccccccccatctcatCTCTCCGCCTAGTGCTTTCCCTTCAAATCAGTGCTCAGCCATTCACTCAGAGTAATATTGTGCAGCTTTTAGTTGTATCccaattttaattttaattttgcCAGTTTATAGTCCGCTATTAAATTGAGCATTTTCTTAAAATGATCGATGTTAATAAACTTAAGTATCTACGGTGACATttacaaaagggaaaaaaaaaatgcctgctGGTTGCCTCCGTGCATGATCTCTTGGCCGGGGAAATGGTTCTGCCTGGCCAAATGCTGCTTAATG from Anoplopoma fimbria isolate UVic2021 breed Golden Eagle Sablefish chromosome 14, Afim_UVic_2022, whole genome shotgun sequence encodes the following:
- the crkl gene encoding crk-like protein → MSTARFDSADRSAWYFGPVSRQEAQNRLQGQRHGMFLVRDSSTCPGDYVLSVSENSKVSHYIINSLPSKRFKIGDQEFEHLPALLEFYKIHYLDTTTLIEPAPRYPSTVSGPIQPTGGQEENLEYVRTLYDFTGSDAEDLPFKKGEILIILEKPEEQWWSAKSKEGRVGMIPVPYVEKLVRPSPHPGQPSHGSRNSNSYGIPEPSHALVHAYAQPQTPSPLPPGTPGAVISPLPSVQNGPVMAKAIQKRVPCAYDKTALALEVGDIVMVTRMNISGQWEGEVNGRRGLFPFTHVKIIDPQNPDESD